One genomic segment of Bradyrhizobium prioriisuperbiae includes these proteins:
- the rfbA gene encoding glucose-1-phosphate thymidylyltransferase RfbA, which translates to MKGIILAGGTGTRLYPITTVVSKQLLPVFDKPMIYYPLATLMFAGIREILIISTPQDQPLFERLLGDGSDYGLDLSYATQDKPRGLADAFIVGRDFVGNDDVALILGDNIFHGSGLPDLLSRAAMRSGEATVFGYVVNTPQQYGVVELDGRGRAISIEEKPLAPKSNVAVTGLYFYDNDVLDIAASLKPSARGEIEITDINRTYLERGDLYVEVLGRGFAWLDTGTHETLVEASHFVQILEQRQGMRIACLEEIALRLRYITIDQFYKLAQRASKSSYGQYLLSVHRSFAAEPKVRGSQSWVSTAQLFS; encoded by the coding sequence ATGAAGGGTATCATACTCGCCGGAGGCACGGGAACACGCCTCTATCCGATCACGACGGTTGTATCGAAGCAATTGCTTCCAGTTTTCGATAAACCGATGATCTATTATCCGCTCGCGACACTGATGTTCGCCGGCATCCGCGAAATCCTCATCATCTCCACGCCGCAGGACCAGCCGCTGTTCGAACGTCTGCTCGGCGACGGCTCCGACTACGGACTGGACCTGTCCTACGCCACCCAGGATAAGCCGCGCGGACTTGCGGACGCCTTCATTGTCGGACGTGATTTCGTCGGCAATGACGATGTCGCGCTGATCCTTGGCGACAATATTTTCCATGGCAGCGGCCTGCCGGACCTGCTGTCGCGCGCGGCGATGCGCAGCGGCGAAGCGACTGTGTTCGGCTATGTGGTCAACACGCCGCAGCAGTACGGCGTGGTCGAGCTCGACGGCCGCGGCCGCGCCATCTCGATCGAAGAGAAACCGCTAGCTCCCAAATCGAACGTCGCGGTCACCGGACTTTATTTCTACGACAACGATGTGCTGGACATCGCGGCTTCGCTGAAGCCATCGGCGCGCGGCGAGATCGAGATCACGGACATCAATCGCACTTATCTGGAGCGCGGCGACCTGTACGTCGAAGTACTGGGCCGCGGCTTTGCCTGGCTCGACACCGGCACGCATGAGACCCTGGTCGAAGCGAGCCACTTCGTGCAGATTCTCGAACAGCGGCAAGGCATGCGTATCGCCTGTCTCGAGGAGATTGCATTGCGGCTGCGTTATATTACTATCGATCAATTCTACAAGCTGGCGCAACGCGCCTCCAAGAGCAGCTACGGACAGTACCTGCTGTCCGTCCATCGTTCGTTTGCCGCAGAACCGAAGGTCAGGGGCTCGCAGTCATGGGTTTCGACGGCTCAACTGTTTTCGTAA
- the rfbC gene encoding dTDP-4-dehydrorhamnose 3,5-epimerase, translating to MQIIPTEIPEVLIIEPKMFGDQRGFFLETFQRERYAAAGIRHPFVQDNLSRSAFGVLRGLHLQNPKSQGKLVTVLRGKVLDIAVDVRIGSPTFGRHVSVVLTDDNRRQFWVPRGFAHGFVVLSETADFFYKCDEFYSPEDETVVLWNDPDLAIKWGVDAPTLSARDSTGRRLADIATLPKYGEI from the coding sequence ATGCAAATCATTCCGACTGAAATTCCAGAGGTGCTGATCATCGAGCCGAAAATGTTCGGCGATCAGCGAGGATTTTTCCTCGAGACGTTCCAAAGAGAGCGTTATGCTGCGGCAGGAATCCGACATCCGTTCGTGCAGGATAATCTGTCGCGTTCCGCATTCGGTGTGTTGCGCGGATTGCATCTGCAGAATCCGAAGTCGCAAGGCAAGCTCGTCACGGTGTTGCGCGGCAAAGTGCTCGATATTGCCGTCGATGTGCGCATCGGCAGCCCAACATTTGGGCGTCATGTCTCCGTCGTACTCACTGACGACAATCGCCGGCAGTTCTGGGTTCCGCGCGGCTTCGCGCACGGCTTCGTTGTGTTGTCGGAGACCGCGGACTTTTTCTACAAATGCGATGAATTCTACAGTCCGGAAGATGAAACCGTCGTCCTGTGGAACGATCCTGATCTCGCCATCAAATGGGGCGTCGATGCACCGACATTGTCGGCGCGCGATTCCACCGGGCGGCGGCTGGCCGATATCGCAACATTGCCGAAATATGGTGAGATCTGA
- a CDS encoding ABC transporter permease yields MRILTLAGRRLAASIPTVLLILIGIFLLLQFAPGDTVDAMMAQMGGGDAATARELRKFYGLDLSVAAQLGNYLWRLVRFDLGFSSIYGKPVAAVIAERLPVTILLMTASLSFAFFFGLVLGVIAARGVNKWPDTVISTLGLIFYATPSFWFGLMAIVVFSIYLQWLPPGGFEDITTAKTGIWRTLDIAHHLVLPTLTLGFIFLAIYLRIMRASMLEVLNLDFVRTARAKGLDETGVVVRHVLRNAMLPMVTLIGLQAGTMLGGSVVVESVFSLPGLGRLAYESVIQRDLNTLLGIVFISALLVVAVNFLVDLLYARLDPRITSGV; encoded by the coding sequence ATGCGTATCCTCACCCTTGCGGGGCGGCGGCTGGCCGCCTCGATCCCAACCGTGCTCCTGATCCTGATCGGGATCTTTCTGCTGCTGCAGTTCGCGCCCGGCGACACTGTGGACGCGATGATGGCGCAGATGGGCGGCGGCGATGCCGCGACTGCGCGTGAGCTGCGCAAGTTCTACGGGCTCGATCTGTCGGTCGCGGCGCAGCTCGGCAATTATCTGTGGCGGCTGGTGCGTTTCGATCTCGGCTTCTCATCGATCTACGGCAAGCCGGTGGCGGCTGTGATTGCGGAGCGGCTGCCGGTCACCATTCTCCTGATGACGGCATCGCTGTCGTTCGCATTCTTCTTTGGCCTTGTGCTCGGGGTGATCGCGGCGCGCGGCGTCAACAAATGGCCTGACACCGTCATCTCCACTCTCGGCCTGATCTTCTACGCCACCCCGTCGTTCTGGTTCGGACTGATGGCCATCGTGGTGTTTTCGATCTATCTGCAATGGCTGCCGCCGGGCGGTTTCGAGGATATCACCACGGCGAAGACCGGCATCTGGCGTACCCTCGATATTGCGCATCACCTGGTGTTGCCGACCCTGACACTGGGCTTCATCTTTCTCGCGATTTATCTGCGCATCATGCGGGCATCGATGCTGGAGGTGCTCAATCTCGATTTCGTCCGCACCGCCCGCGCCAAGGGCCTGGATGAGACGGGTGTGGTGGTGCGGCATGTGCTGCGCAACGCCATGCTGCCGATGGTGACATTGATCGGCTTGCAGGCCGGCACCATGCTCGGCGGCTCGGTGGTGGTGGAGAGCGTGTTCTCGCTGCCAGGGCTCGGGCGGCTCGCCTATGAGTCGGTGATCCAGCGCGACCTCAACACCCTGCTGGGCATCGTGTTCATCTCGGCGCTGCTGGTGGTGGCGGTGAATTTCCTGGTCGATCTGCTTTATGCGCGGCTCGATCCGCGCATCACCTCGGGGGTCTGA
- a CDS encoding ABC transporter substrate-binding protein, whose protein sequence is MSSHRFDMTRRAALMTSAAIAANVAFPQRSFAQETPRKGGVFTVHYGAEQRQLNPSLQASTGVYIIGGKIQEALVDLDANGQPVGVLAESWESSADGKTITFKLRQGVTWHDGKPFTSADVAFTAMEMWKKILNYGSTLQLFLTAVDTPDPHTAVFRYERPMPLSLLLRALPDLGYISAKHIYETGDIRANPANLAPVGTGPFKFVQYERGQHIIAERNPNYWRPNAPYLDRIIWRVVTDRAAASAQVEAGQIHYSPFSGLTISDSARLAKDKRYIVSTKGNEGNPRTNTVEFNFRRKELADIRVRQAIAHALNIPFFIENFLGDFAKLGVGPIPSVSRDFFPSDNGPQYAYDKARAAKLLDEAGYKAGAGGERFSLRLLPAPWGEDISLFATFIQQSLSEVGIKVEIVRNDGGGFLKQVYDEHAFDLASGWHQYRNDPAVSTTVWYRSGQPKGAPWTNQWGWTDPVIDTIIDNAATEVDPGKRKALYGDFVRRANAELPIWTPIEQLFLTVISARARNHSNTPRWGSSTWHDLWLAE, encoded by the coding sequence ATGAGCTCTCATCGATTTGACATGACCCGCCGCGCTGCGTTGATGACGTCGGCGGCGATTGCCGCCAATGTCGCGTTTCCGCAGCGTTCGTTCGCGCAGGAGACACCACGCAAAGGCGGGGTGTTCACCGTGCATTACGGCGCCGAGCAGCGCCAGCTCAACCCCAGCCTGCAGGCCTCCACCGGGGTCTACATCATCGGCGGCAAGATCCAGGAGGCGCTGGTCGATCTCGACGCCAATGGCCAGCCGGTCGGCGTTCTGGCCGAAAGCTGGGAATCGTCCGCGGACGGCAAGACCATCACCTTCAAGCTGCGCCAGGGCGTGACCTGGCACGATGGCAAGCCGTTCACCTCCGCCGACGTCGCCTTCACCGCCATGGAAATGTGGAAGAAGATCCTGAACTACGGCTCGACGCTGCAGTTGTTCCTGACCGCAGTCGATACGCCCGATCCGCACACCGCCGTGTTTCGTTATGAGCGGCCGATGCCGCTCAGCCTGCTGCTGCGCGCGCTGCCGGATCTCGGCTATATCTCCGCCAAACATATCTACGAGACCGGCGACATTCGCGCCAATCCGGCGAACCTCGCTCCGGTCGGCACCGGTCCGTTCAAGTTCGTCCAGTATGAGCGGGGGCAACACATCATTGCCGAGCGCAATCCGAACTATTGGCGCCCCAACGCCCCTTATCTTGACCGCATCATCTGGCGCGTGGTCACCGACCGAGCGGCGGCGTCGGCACAGGTCGAGGCTGGCCAAATTCATTACAGCCCGTTCTCCGGCCTGACCATTTCCGACTCCGCGCGGCTCGCCAAGGACAAGCGCTACATCGTGTCCACCAAGGGTAATGAGGGCAATCCGCGCACCAACACCGTGGAGTTCAATTTCCGCCGCAAGGAGCTGGCGGACATCCGGGTGCGTCAGGCCATCGCGCATGCGCTCAATATCCCGTTCTTCATCGAGAACTTCCTTGGCGATTTCGCCAAGCTCGGCGTTGGACCCATTCCGTCGGTGTCGAGGGATTTCTTCCCCAGCGACAACGGTCCGCAATATGCCTACGACAAAGCGCGCGCCGCGAAGCTTCTGGACGAAGCCGGCTACAAGGCCGGCGCCGGCGGCGAGCGCTTCTCGCTGCGGCTGTTGCCCGCGCCGTGGGGCGAGGACATCTCGCTGTTCGCCACCTTCATCCAGCAGTCGCTGTCGGAAGTCGGCATCAAGGTCGAGATCGTGCGCAATGATGGCGGAGGTTTCCTCAAGCAGGTCTATGATGAGCACGCCTTCGATCTGGCGTCCGGCTGGCACCAGTATCGCAATGATCCGGCCGTTTCCACCACGGTGTGGTACCGCTCCGGCCAGCCCAAGGGCGCGCCCTGGACCAACCAGTGGGGCTGGACCGACCCGGTCATCGACACCATCATCGACAATGCGGCGACCGAGGTCGATCCGGGCAAGCGCAAGGCGCTGTACGGCGATTTCGTCCGCCGCGCCAATGCCGAGCTGCCGATCTGGACCCCGATCGAACAGCTGTTCCTCACGGTGATTTCGGCAAGGGCACGCAATCACTCCAATACGCCGCGCTGGGGATCGTCGACCTGGCACGATCTCTGGCTCGCGGAGTAG
- the rfbB gene encoding dTDP-glucose 4,6-dehydratase, whose amino-acid sequence MGFDGSTVFVTGGAGFIGSALVRHLLDKSGIFVVNIDKLTYASNLDSIPQANGHPRYAFAKLDICNSAGLRALFERYKPAAVMNLAAESHVDRSIDGPGEFIQTNIVGTFTLLQEALRHWRTLAPAERDAFRFLHISTDEVYGSLGPDGLFTETTAYAPNSPYSASKASSDHLVRAWHETYGLPTLVTNCSNNYGPYHFPEKLIPHVIIKALAGEPLPVYGDGKNVRDWLYVEDHAKALRLVLTHGKIGETYNIGGRNERQNLHVVQTICDLLDRLRPSLHGPRRKLITFVSDRPGHDRRYAIDASKLEHDLGWRAEETFETGLLKTVGWYLDHEPWWRAILERGYQTTRIGLVQSGTAAG is encoded by the coding sequence ATGGGTTTCGACGGCTCAACTGTTTTCGTAACCGGCGGGGCCGGCTTCATCGGCTCCGCACTCGTCAGGCACCTGCTCGACAAATCAGGCATCTTTGTCGTCAACATCGACAAGCTGACCTACGCGTCGAACCTCGACTCGATCCCTCAGGCGAATGGCCATCCGCGCTACGCCTTCGCAAAGCTCGACATCTGCAATAGCGCCGGGCTCAGGGCGCTGTTCGAACGTTACAAACCCGCCGCGGTGATGAACCTCGCCGCGGAAAGCCATGTCGATCGTTCGATCGACGGGCCGGGCGAGTTCATCCAGACCAACATCGTCGGCACCTTCACCCTGCTGCAGGAGGCGCTGCGCCACTGGCGAACACTGGCGCCGGCCGAGCGCGACGCATTCCGCTTTCTCCACATCTCGACCGACGAGGTCTACGGATCGCTCGGGCCCGACGGCCTGTTCACCGAGACCACCGCCTATGCGCCGAACTCGCCTTACTCCGCCAGCAAGGCGTCGTCGGATCATCTGGTTCGCGCCTGGCACGAGACCTATGGCCTGCCGACACTGGTGACCAACTGCTCCAACAATTATGGTCCCTATCACTTTCCGGAAAAGCTGATTCCGCACGTCATCATCAAGGCGCTCGCGGGCGAACCGCTGCCGGTTTATGGCGATGGCAAGAACGTCCGCGACTGGCTCTATGTCGAGGACCATGCCAAGGCGCTGCGGCTGGTGCTGACCCATGGCAAAATCGGCGAGACCTACAATATCGGCGGGCGCAACGAGCGGCAAAACCTTCATGTGGTGCAGACCATCTGCGACCTGCTGGATCGGCTGCGGCCCTCGCTGCACGGACCTCGGAGGAAACTGATCACATTCGTGTCGGATCGCCCCGGGCATGACCGCCGTTATGCCATCGATGCCAGCAAACTGGAACATGATCTCGGCTGGCGCGCCGAGGAGACGTTCGAGACCGGGCTGCTGAAAACCGTCGGATGGTATCTGGACCACGAACCGTGGTGGCGAGCGATCCTGGAGCGCGGTTATCAGACCACGCGGATCGGACTGGTCCAGTCCGGCACCGCAGCGGGGTAA
- the rfbD gene encoding dTDP-4-dehydrorhamnose reductase: protein MRILLTGVSGQVGGALQVLLSGLGSVVAADRSQLDLSQPDTISAVLDQLRPDLIVNPAAYTAVDLAEDERDLAFRVNADAPAAMASWGARHDVPIIHFSTDYLFDGSGDVPWRETDRPSPLSVYGASKLAGERALGEAGGRHLIVRTSWVYASQGRNFLRTIARLARERKELKIVADQFGAPTSAQIISEAVVKILREELSGGGKPFERNGGAVNVSASGTTSWHGFASAIVTGLQQRGVDVVAEQVLPICTADFPTKAARPANSRLDHDRLNHVFGVTMPTWQQALAVELDDLAPELVAASRDLKTPLAS, encoded by the coding sequence ATGCGCATCCTTTTAACCGGTGTGTCCGGCCAGGTCGGTGGTGCGCTGCAAGTTCTGCTTTCCGGTCTCGGATCGGTTGTGGCGGCCGATCGCAGTCAGCTCGATCTCTCTCAACCTGATACGATCTCGGCTGTGCTCGATCAGCTGCGGCCCGACCTGATCGTCAATCCGGCGGCCTACACCGCGGTTGATCTCGCAGAGGACGAACGCGATCTGGCGTTTCGCGTCAACGCGGATGCACCCGCCGCGATGGCGAGCTGGGGCGCTCGACACGATGTGCCGATAATCCATTTTTCCACCGACTATCTGTTCGATGGGTCGGGCGACGTGCCCTGGCGCGAAACGGACAGGCCATCGCCGCTGTCGGTCTATGGCGCGAGCAAGCTCGCCGGCGAGCGAGCGCTTGGCGAGGCCGGGGGGCGACACCTGATCGTCCGCACGTCATGGGTTTATGCATCCCAGGGACGAAACTTCCTGCGCACCATCGCGCGTCTCGCGCGCGAGCGAAAGGAGTTGAAGATCGTCGCCGATCAGTTCGGTGCGCCGACGTCGGCGCAGATCATCTCGGAGGCGGTGGTGAAGATCTTGCGCGAAGAATTGTCCGGGGGCGGCAAACCGTTCGAGCGCAACGGCGGCGCGGTCAATGTCTCGGCATCGGGCACGACGAGCTGGCACGGCTTTGCCTCCGCCATTGTCACGGGCTTGCAGCAGCGCGGTGTCGATGTCGTGGCGGAGCAGGTCCTTCCGATTTGCACGGCGGATTTTCCAACCAAGGCGGCGCGGCCGGCCAACAGCCGGCTCGATCACGACAGGCTCAATCACGTGTTTGGCGTGACGATGCCGACATGGCAGCAGGCGCTCGCCGTCGAACTCGACGATCTCGCTCCTGAGCTTGTGGCCGCTTCGCGTGATCTGAAAACACCACTGGCGTCCTGA
- a CDS encoding ABC transporter permease produces the protein MEAVRHYFRSPPAVIGLILLAIVVAMALTAGWLFPRDPLSLAGRPLVWPGANPRFWLGTDNSGRDIAAQIFHGARISLLIGLVATLVAVAIGVVIGAVAGFYGGRIDTILMRVTEAFQTLPNFILLLVLVAVFGSNLATVTIAIGVVSWPAPARLTRAEFLSLRNREFVQAARSLGVRDVGLIFREILPNALPPIVVYASVVMAVAILLESALAFLKLSDPNVASWGNLIGLGRDVLRVQWYVSAIPGVAILVTVLAVSLVGQGLNDAFNPRLKGR, from the coding sequence ATGGAGGCGGTCAGGCATTACTTCCGAAGCCCACCGGCGGTGATCGGGCTGATCTTGCTCGCGATCGTAGTCGCCATGGCGTTGACCGCCGGCTGGCTGTTCCCGCGCGATCCGTTGTCGCTTGCGGGACGTCCGCTGGTGTGGCCGGGCGCCAATCCGCGGTTCTGGCTCGGCACCGACAATTCCGGTCGCGATATCGCAGCGCAGATCTTTCACGGCGCGCGCATCTCGCTGCTGATTGGCCTGGTGGCGACGCTGGTTGCTGTCGCAATCGGCGTGGTGATCGGAGCGGTCGCTGGCTTCTATGGTGGCCGCATCGACACCATTCTGATGCGGGTCACGGAAGCGTTCCAGACGCTACCGAATTTCATCCTGCTGCTGGTACTGGTGGCGGTGTTCGGATCGAACCTGGCGACCGTGACCATCGCTATTGGCGTGGTGTCATGGCCGGCGCCGGCGCGGCTGACCCGCGCCGAATTCCTGTCGCTCCGCAACCGGGAGTTCGTGCAGGCGGCAAGGTCGCTGGGGGTGCGTGACGTCGGGCTGATCTTCAGGGAGATCCTGCCCAATGCGCTGCCGCCCATCGTGGTCTATGCCAGTGTGGTGATGGCGGTGGCGATCCTGTTGGAAAGCGCGCTGGCGTTCCTGAAGCTGTCCGATCCCAACGTCGCCTCCTGGGGCAATCTGATCGGGCTCGGACGCGACGTGCTGCGGGTGCAATGGTATGTGTCGGCGATTCCCGGCGTTGCCATCCTGGTGACGGTGCTGGCGGTATCGCTGGTGGGGCAGGGGCTCAACGATGCCTTCAATCCGAGACTGAAGGGCCGATGA
- a CDS encoding NAD(P)/FAD-dependent oxidoreductase → MDATSARRHDAAVARDLDCLGLPPENWPAVVTGPDGQPVLDVLVVGAGMNGIAATASLIFKGVRNTALIDRSEPGREGPWLTYARMGTLRSPKTLPGPALNIPSLTYRAWHEARSGTEDWTTLYKIPNELWAAYLSWLQTVLVLPVRHRVQLVGLEPAGHLLRATLREGDHERSVFARRAVLATGRGGAGGDDWPPLVDRALAPQFAAHTNDPIDFARLRGKSIAILGGGSSGWDNAATALEQGAARVDMYVRRRVLPQVNKGRGSAFPGFLHGWSALPDAERWRLMVYLNDVQAPVPHETVHRTLAQPNFHIHLGCPVQAVHGDDQGVTVVLANDPQPHRHDFLIVATGFRVDARAVPQLAAFSDDIATWGDRYAPPLELQRGDLARHPYLGPGFELTEREPGRNPTLTQIHLVNHGATLSHTAIASDIPGVNIAAERVSVAISASLFREDIDVMRRRVEDFDEPELAGTPFFVPTPARDRS, encoded by the coding sequence ATGGATGCAACTTCTGCGCGACGACATGATGCCGCGGTCGCACGCGATCTCGATTGCCTCGGCCTGCCCCCGGAGAACTGGCCCGCGGTCGTGACCGGCCCCGACGGACAGCCGGTGCTTGACGTACTTGTGGTGGGCGCGGGGATGAACGGCATCGCCGCCACCGCGAGCCTGATCTTCAAAGGTGTGCGCAACACCGCTCTGATCGATCGGTCCGAGCCCGGGCGGGAGGGGCCGTGGCTGACCTATGCCCGGATGGGCACGCTGCGTTCGCCGAAGACGCTGCCGGGACCCGCACTCAATATCCCCTCGCTGACCTATCGCGCCTGGCACGAAGCCCGGTCCGGGACGGAGGATTGGACCACGCTTTACAAGATTCCGAACGAGCTGTGGGCCGCCTACCTGAGCTGGTTGCAGACCGTTCTGGTGCTGCCGGTCCGCCATCGCGTCCAGCTTGTCGGACTTGAGCCGGCTGGCCACCTGCTGCGCGCCACGCTGCGCGAAGGGGATCACGAACGCTCAGTCTTCGCGCGTCGAGCTGTACTTGCCACCGGGCGGGGTGGCGCTGGCGGCGACGACTGGCCGCCACTGGTCGATCGTGCCCTGGCGCCGCAGTTCGCCGCCCACACCAACGACCCGATCGATTTCGCGCGGTTGCGCGGCAAATCCATCGCTATCCTGGGCGGCGGATCCTCTGGCTGGGACAATGCGGCCACCGCCCTCGAACAAGGCGCCGCTCGCGTCGACATGTATGTGCGCCGCCGTGTCCTGCCGCAGGTCAACAAGGGACGCGGCTCGGCGTTTCCCGGATTCCTGCACGGATGGTCGGCGTTGCCGGATGCGGAACGCTGGCGGCTGATGGTCTATCTCAACGACGTGCAGGCGCCCGTTCCCCATGAGACAGTGCACCGAACGCTGGCGCAGCCCAACTTTCACATCCATCTGGGATGCCCGGTGCAAGCGGTTCATGGCGACGACCAAGGCGTCACCGTGGTGCTTGCCAATGATCCGCAGCCGCACCGGCATGATTTCCTGATCGTCGCCACCGGCTTTCGTGTCGACGCGCGGGCCGTTCCCCAACTCGCGGCGTTTTCAGACGATATCGCCACCTGGGGCGATCGTTATGCGCCACCACTCGAATTGCAGCGCGGCGATCTCGCGCGCCATCCATATCTGGGGCCCGGTTTCGAACTGACCGAGCGCGAGCCGGGACGCAATCCCACACTGACGCAGATCCATCTGGTCAATCACGGCGCCACGCTGAGCCACACTGCAATTGCCAGCGACATCCCCGGAGTCAATATCGCGGCCGAGCGGGTCTCAGTCGCGATCAGCGCGTCGCTGTTTCGCGAGGACATCGATGTGATGCGTCGCAGGGTCGAGGACTTCGACGAACCCGAACTGGCGGGGACGCCGTTCTTCGTCCCCACCCCCGCGCGCGACCGAAGCTGA
- a CDS encoding VOC family protein gives MPLKHLIGLDHAVVAVRDLDAAGAAWKRLGFTISPRGTHSAHLGSGNYTIVFSDDYLELLGILNETPHNQATVKFLREHEGIERTAFTTDDAAAGVAEVKARGIAADGPVHFGRPVDLPNGGKSEAKFNIFRWPVDEAPGGLRIFACQHLTPEAVWIPELRSHANGAKRLVQVEVLSATPKDAAAQLSRLIDRPVAETADGYRVASGGTRADFLFYDAAVFAKRYPEVVRKGAVANGAVAIVIATDDLAKAHAIGGAVGHGDAVSVPAAAANGAILSFVAQ, from the coding sequence ATGCCACTCAAACATCTCATCGGTCTCGATCATGCTGTCGTCGCCGTTCGCGATCTGGATGCGGCCGGAGCAGCCTGGAAGCGGCTGGGCTTCACCATTTCGCCGCGCGGCACCCATTCCGCGCATCTCGGCTCCGGCAACTACACCATCGTGTTCTCCGACGATTATCTCGAGCTGCTGGGCATTCTGAACGAGACCCCGCACAACCAGGCGACGGTCAAATTCCTCCGGGAGCATGAAGGCATCGAGCGCACGGCGTTCACCACCGATGATGCCGCCGCCGGCGTGGCCGAGGTCAAAGCGCGCGGCATCGCCGCCGATGGTCCGGTTCACTTCGGCCGTCCGGTCGATCTGCCGAACGGTGGCAAGAGCGAAGCCAAGTTCAATATCTTTCGTTGGCCGGTCGACGAGGCTCCTGGTGGTCTGCGCATCTTCGCCTGCCAGCATTTGACACCGGAAGCGGTGTGGATTCCCGAACTCAGGAGCCATGCCAACGGTGCCAAGCGCCTGGTGCAGGTCGAGGTGTTGTCGGCCACGCCGAAGGACGCCGCGGCGCAATTGTCGCGGCTGATCGATCGACCGGTGGCCGAAACCGCGGATGGATATCGCGTCGCGTCCGGCGGCACGCGTGCGGACTTTCTGTTCTATGATGCTGCTGTTTTTGCGAAGCGCTATCCTGAGGTGGTGCGCAAGGGCGCAGTAGCGAATGGTGCGGTGGCGATCGTCATCGCCACCGACGATCTCGCCAAGGCGCATGCGATCGGCGGCGCGGTTGGACATGGTGATGCGGTGAGCGTGCCGGCGGCGGCCGCCAACGGCGCGATCCTGAGTTTTGTGGCGCAGTGA
- a CDS encoding polysaccharide pyruvyl transferase family protein, translated as MFRNALVVGVRQVNQHGEAATVEQTMLSLGQNTGNMMFTQSLLRVLHGAKWGSFALSPEEIEGHDAIVLAAANWVNHFDDFGWLADRLEKTKLPVFLIGVGAQASNSEEIPNVTEGTLRLLRLVQDRSVSISARGTFSCEVLERYGITNVHPTGCPSLMLIGRDGPSPSLLNDVGFDACCMHATRHGFSKTDSFQTFLYRQAISRNIDLVLQSEIADIHYIMQHRTGEALPEKAEQAVMAVYGAAAGQVEDFLIRHGRVFTLYQDWIDYMKQRSFCFGTRIHGTVAALIAGTPAALIVHDSRTVEMADIMGVPIVRWQDIPCDRDIDIAALYSRAQLQEFVKKFSGYYDGFLDYMARNALLVAGNYREADRRILYAS; from the coding sequence ATGTTTCGCAACGCTCTTGTGGTCGGTGTGCGCCAGGTGAACCAGCATGGCGAGGCTGCAACGGTCGAGCAGACCATGCTCAGCCTTGGACAAAACACCGGCAACATGATGTTTACCCAGTCGCTCCTGCGGGTGCTTCATGGCGCCAAATGGGGCTCGTTCGCCCTGTCGCCGGAAGAGATCGAGGGGCATGACGCGATCGTCCTGGCCGCGGCGAACTGGGTCAATCATTTCGACGATTTCGGCTGGCTCGCGGATCGCCTGGAAAAGACCAAGCTGCCGGTTTTCCTGATCGGTGTGGGCGCTCAAGCCTCGAATTCCGAAGAAATCCCCAACGTCACCGAAGGGACGCTGCGGCTGCTCCGTCTGGTGCAGGACCGCTCCGTCAGCATTTCGGCGCGTGGCACCTTCAGCTGTGAGGTTCTCGAACGCTATGGCATCACCAACGTTCATCCGACCGGCTGCCCTTCGCTGATGCTGATTGGGCGCGACGGCCCCAGTCCGTCGCTTCTCAATGACGTCGGGTTCGACGCCTGCTGCATGCATGCCACGCGGCACGGCTTCTCGAAGACCGATTCCTTCCAGACATTCCTGTATCGACAGGCCATCAGCCGCAACATCGATCTCGTGCTGCAATCCGAGATTGCGGACATCCACTACATCATGCAGCACAGGACTGGCGAAGCCCTTCCCGAGAAGGCGGAGCAAGCCGTGATGGCGGTGTATGGCGCGGCGGCGGGCCAAGTCGAAGACTTTCTGATTCGTCATGGCCGCGTCTTCACGCTCTACCAGGACTGGATCGATTACATGAAGCAACGATCCTTCTGTTTTGGCACCCGAATCCACGGAACCGTGGCAGCGCTGATTGCCGGAACGCCCGCCGCCTTGATCGTTCATGATTCGCGAACGGTGGAAATGGCCGACATCATGGGGGTGCCGATCGTCCGCTGGCAGGACATTCCCTGTGATCGGGATATCGATATCGCCGCACTGTACTCGCGCGCGCAATTGCAGGAATTCGTGAAAAAATTCTCCGGGTATTATGACGGCTTCCTGGACTACATGGCGAGGAACGCATTGCTTGTCGCCGGCAACTACAGAGAGGCGGATCGCCGGATCCTGTACGCGAGCTGA